A portion of the Leptospira mtsangambouensis genome contains these proteins:
- the thrS gene encoding threonine--tRNA ligase, which produces MAALTITLPDGSSKELESGKSFSDFIQAQLPFLKEKALAVVLSDGRTVDLSYIPTTNTTVKFLTFDDTEGKEVFHHSSAHLLGMAVQRLWPEARLTVGPVIENGPGFFFYDIDFGTIILTPEDLPKIEAEMAKIVKEDLVVKRWELSKEEAIEKFKKENEPYKVELIQGFDSASVSLYGQGEWYDLCRGPHVARTGQLKAFKLTAISGAYWKGDSKNKQLTRIYGVSFPTKKQLDEYIFLIEEAKKRDHRKLGKELDLFSFQDEAPGFPFWHPKGTVLWNTLASYIREECFRRGYQEIKTPAILNSSLWKKSGHWDNFKENMYFTDIDESEFAVKPMNCPGCCLIYKYHMHSYRELPLRFMELGNVHRHEMSGVLHGLFRVRAFTQDDAHIYAPLEKVESEVEDIIDFTFDVYKKFGFTEFKTFIATRPEKSQGSDEDWNLATQALHDALKKKGIEYGIKEGDGAFYGPKIEFNIKDSLGRLWQCGTVQIDFSMPNRFELDFTASDGKKHAPVMIHRAIYGSLERFIGILIEHFEGKFPLWLNPTQIRVLTVAEVHSDYAKEVYQDLVMQGFRVEMDLRNEKIGSKIRDSILKRSSYTLILGDKEKESGSISFRKMGEEKTETVSRDGFLSLLKGDL; this is translated from the coding sequence ATGGCAGCACTTACAATCACACTACCAGATGGAAGTTCCAAGGAACTAGAATCGGGTAAATCCTTTTCTGATTTCATCCAAGCCCAACTGCCTTTCTTGAAAGAGAAAGCTTTAGCCGTTGTTTTGTCCGATGGTCGCACCGTTGACCTTTCTTATATTCCTACGACGAACACCACAGTAAAGTTTCTCACCTTTGATGATACAGAAGGAAAAGAAGTTTTCCATCATTCCTCTGCCCACTTACTCGGTATGGCTGTCCAAAGGCTTTGGCCAGAGGCTCGTCTGACTGTTGGCCCAGTGATTGAAAATGGTCCTGGATTTTTCTTTTATGATATTGATTTTGGAACCATCATTTTAACCCCTGAGGACCTTCCAAAAATCGAAGCTGAAATGGCAAAGATAGTCAAAGAAGATCTCGTTGTCAAACGTTGGGAACTTTCTAAAGAAGAAGCTATCGAAAAGTTTAAAAAAGAAAACGAACCTTATAAAGTAGAACTCATCCAAGGATTCGATTCCGCATCTGTTTCGTTATACGGACAAGGGGAATGGTATGACCTTTGTCGTGGACCTCACGTGGCCCGCACTGGCCAACTCAAAGCTTTCAAACTCACTGCTATTTCTGGTGCGTATTGGAAAGGGGACTCCAAAAACAAACAGCTCACTCGTATTTATGGTGTGTCTTTTCCCACCAAAAAACAGTTAGACGAATATATCTTTCTCATTGAAGAAGCCAAAAAAAGAGATCATAGAAAACTGGGTAAAGAATTGGATCTTTTTAGTTTCCAAGACGAAGCTCCTGGGTTTCCGTTTTGGCATCCAAAGGGTACGGTTCTTTGGAACACTCTTGCTTCTTATATCCGTGAAGAATGTTTTCGTCGTGGATACCAAGAGATCAAAACCCCTGCGATTTTAAATTCCTCTCTTTGGAAAAAATCAGGCCATTGGGACAATTTTAAAGAGAACATGTATTTCACAGACATCGACGAAAGTGAATTTGCAGTGAAACCCATGAACTGTCCTGGTTGTTGTTTGATTTACAAATACCATATGCACTCGTACAGAGAACTTCCCCTTCGGTTTATGGAACTTGGGAATGTACATCGCCATGAAATGTCGGGCGTTCTTCATGGACTTTTTCGTGTGCGAGCATTCACACAAGATGATGCGCATATCTATGCACCGTTAGAAAAAGTAGAATCCGAAGTCGAGGATATCATTGATTTTACTTTTGATGTGTATAAAAAATTTGGATTTACTGAATTCAAAACTTTTATTGCGACAAGGCCAGAAAAATCACAAGGAAGTGATGAAGATTGGAATCTCGCCACACAAGCATTACACGATGCTTTGAAGAAAAAAGGAATCGAATACGGAATCAAAGAAGGGGACGGTGCTTTTTACGGACCTAAAATTGAATTCAATATTAAAGATTCCTTAGGTAGGTTATGGCAATGCGGAACCGTACAAATTGACTTCTCTATGCCGAATCGTTTTGAACTCGACTTCACTGCTTCAGATGGAAAAAAACATGCACCAGTGATGATCCATAGAGCTATCTACGGATCTTTGGAAAGGTTCATTGGAATCCTCATCGAACACTTCGAAGGGAAATTCCCACTTTGGTTAAATCCGACACAAATTCGTGTCTTAACTGTGGCAGAAGTACATAGTGATTATGCTAAAGAAGTATATCAAGATTTGGTAATGCAAGGTTTCCGAGTCGAGATGGACCTTCGTAATGAAAAGATTGGTAGTAAAATTAGGGATTCCATCCTAAAACGAAGTAGTTACACTTTGATTTTAGGTGATAAAGAAAAAGAATCAGGTTCTATCTCCTTCCGAAAGATGGGAGAAGAGAAAACAGAAACAGTTTCTCGAGATGGATTTCTTTCTCTTTTGAAAGGGGATCTTTAA
- the infC gene encoding translation initiation factor IF-3, with protein sequence MQKRPNPRGNPNQDKFAHIRINEQITNVASIRLVSDEGSDIVTLEEALKRAKEANLDLVEVSGDQDVHVCKLIDFGKYKFELLKKTKEAKKKQHVVTVKEIKIRPRIDNHDFEIKKRHALEFLQKGDKVKVTLRFRGREMVHSEIGMNIVNRFVEDLKEHASPEKMPVHDGKTIVVVMNPISEKTKG encoded by the coding sequence ATGCAGAAACGGCCCAACCCTAGAGGGAACCCAAACCAAGATAAATTCGCCCACATCAGAATTAACGAACAAATTACCAATGTAGCATCGATCCGACTCGTCTCTGACGAAGGGTCTGACATCGTTACTCTGGAAGAAGCTCTGAAAAGAGCTAAGGAAGCTAACCTTGATTTGGTGGAAGTCTCGGGAGACCAAGATGTTCACGTCTGTAAGTTGATCGATTTTGGAAAATACAAATTCGAACTTCTTAAAAAAACGAAAGAAGCGAAAAAGAAACAACACGTTGTCACGGTGAAAGAAATTAAAATCCGCCCGCGGATTGATAACCATGACTTCGAGATTAAGAAGCGTCATGCTTTAGAATTCTTGCAAAAGGGTGATAAAGTAAAAGTGACTCTTCGATTCCGAGGCAGAGAGATGGTTCACTCTGAAATTGGAATGAATATTGTTAACCGGTTTGTCGAGGACCTAAAAGAGCATGCCTCTCCCGAAAAAATGCCGGTACACGACGGAAAGACGATAGTGGTCGTGATGAACCCAATTAGTGAGAAAACTAAAGGATAA
- the rpmI gene encoding 50S ribosomal protein L35, producing the protein MYKLKTNRAAAKRFKFTKSGKIKRGCAFRRHILEKKSPKMKHQSRGMHLIHETDYNRVEKLLPYGG; encoded by the coding sequence ATGTATAAACTAAAAACAAACAGGGCAGCAGCCAAACGTTTTAAGTTTACCAAGTCTGGTAAAATTAAACGCGGTTGTGCGTTCCGAAGACATATCTTAGAGAAAAAATCTCCTAAGATGAAACACCAAAGCCGTGGAATGCACCTCATCCATGAAACCGATTATAACCGTGTAGAAAAACTTCTACCTTACGGAGGTTAA
- the rplT gene encoding 50S ribosomal protein L20: MPRAVNGTIHKNRRKKVLAKAKGFRGGRSKLFRTAKSAVMKAGQWAYRDRRKKKSEFRKLWITRINAAVRENGMSYSKFIHALKTHGINLDRKTLADLAYNHKEVFNAIVEKTKVAK; this comes from the coding sequence ATGCCACGCGCAGTCAACGGAACCATCCATAAGAATCGTAGAAAAAAAGTTCTCGCTAAAGCAAAAGGTTTTAGAGGCGGACGTTCAAAACTTTTCAGAACAGCAAAATCTGCTGTGATGAAAGCTGGTCAATGGGCATACCGTGACCGTAGAAAGAAGAAGTCCGAATTCCGTAAACTTTGGATTACAAGAATCAATGCTGCAGTAAGAGAAAATGGAATGTCTTATTCAAAATTCATCCATGCACTCAAAACACACGGAATCAACTTAGATCGTAAAACTTTGGCTGACCTTGCTTACAACCACAAAGAAGTATTCAACGCCATCGTAGAAAAAACCAAAGTCGCTAAGTAA
- a CDS encoding cell division protein ZapA, with amino-acid sequence MAESAPKSQKITKQIFGETYTIVGEASSGYISEVADYVESRLNELSKALPAASKTKLAVLCALNLADELFQMRDVSAKAKENPELEERTKKIISLLEEGIIGDHF; translated from the coding sequence ATGGCAGAGTCTGCCCCAAAGTCACAGAAAATAACCAAACAGATCTTTGGTGAAACTTATACCATTGTAGGTGAGGCTTCCTCGGGATATATTTCTGAGGTGGCTGATTACGTAGAATCTCGTTTGAATGAATTGTCGAAGGCTTTGCCTGCGGCATCCAAAACAAAATTGGCAGTGCTTTGTGCTCTCAATTTAGCAGATGAATTATTTCAAATGAGAGATGTTTCCGCAAAGGCAAAAGAAAATCCCGAACTAGAAGAACGAACAAAGAAGATCATTTCTCTATTAGAAGAGGGGATCATTGGGGATCATTTTTGA
- a CDS encoding 5-formyltetrahydrofolate cyclo-ligase, with translation MNPISKEDARNILKKNLPNLPEREDHEAAILKRLYPLLQGKSKIITYAPDLRYEVDVLPIIESCPLPRPTGFIEARHSAKWYFPRMNAEKNLRFLRPYSFEKNAMGLFEPIGDEEISVEDADLILVPALGFNEKGYRLGRGGGYYDRILNSESLQKKTVGLSFSKLFPVPFLAENHDLKIGKMITETQIHSFLD, from the coding sequence TTGAATCCAATTTCCAAAGAAGATGCTAGGAACATTCTAAAAAAAAACCTCCCGAACCTTCCTGAACGGGAAGACCATGAAGCGGCCATCTTAAAACGATTGTACCCGCTTTTGCAAGGCAAATCAAAAATCATCACATATGCACCGGACCTTCGGTACGAAGTGGACGTACTTCCAATCATTGAGTCCTGTCCTCTCCCGAGGCCAACTGGATTTATTGAAGCCAGACATTCTGCCAAATGGTATTTTCCTCGAATGAATGCAGAAAAAAACCTTCGGTTCCTTCGTCCCTATTCCTTTGAAAAAAATGCAATGGGACTTTTTGAACCAATTGGAGATGAGGAGATCTCCGTAGAGGATGCCGATTTGATTCTTGTGCCGGCCCTCGGATTCAATGAAAAAGGATACCGGTTGGGTCGAGGTGGTGGGTATTACGATCGCATTTTAAATTCAGAATCTCTCCAAAAGAAAACTGTAGGACTTAGTTTTTCTAAACTTTTTCCCGTCCCATTTCTTGCAGAGAATCACGATTTAAAAATAGGAAAAATGATTACGGAAACTCAGATTCATTCGTTTTTAGATTGA
- a CDS encoding chemotaxis protein CheW translates to MDQETLLTSLAEKTKMEQESDLGDLEQFLTFTIDKEFFGIRLLLVHEILKPVLITRIPNVDDYILGVINLRGEIIPIVDLKKRFHGADSEIFPISRIIVIMLDEKRIGVLVDEVKQVVKIQKDFISYTTDDLSLNYSKMVESVSRYEDHLILNLDLEQIVDFVSSAK, encoded by the coding sequence ATGGACCAAGAAACATTACTCACATCCCTGGCGGAAAAAACCAAAATGGAACAAGAGTCCGATCTGGGAGACTTGGAACAGTTCCTTACGTTTACCATTGATAAAGAATTTTTCGGAATTCGTTTACTCTTGGTACATGAAATTTTAAAACCAGTTTTAATCACTCGGATTCCCAATGTAGATGATTACATTTTAGGTGTGATCAACCTCCGTGGAGAGATCATTCCCATTGTGGATTTGAAAAAAAGATTCCATGGAGCCGATTCTGAAATTTTTCCAATTTCAAGGATCATTGTCATCATGTTAGATGAAAAAAGAATCGGTGTCCTCGTTGATGAGGTCAAACAAGTTGTCAAAATCCAAAAAGATTTTATCAGTTATACAACGGATGACTTGTCGTTAAACTATAGTAAGATGGTTGAGTCGGTATCTAGATACGAAGACCATTTGATTTTGAATTTGGATTTGGAACAAATTGTTGATTTTGTTTCATCCGCAAAGTAA
- a CDS encoding chemotaxis protein CheW, translated as MAGILGEYTEVFLEESEDQIEELNSNLVKLEKDHENPEIINDIFRAAHSLKSSSAFVGLYNLSDLAHTMENLLQKIREGSLEINVKLVNLLFECFDLIKQVIEGVANGVKVETPFTDMIKKLQDYEASPTQSGTSKPSEAKTSKESSLSSITLNEEEISEIRQSLKEDSDLTAFSVQLKLKDETPMQNLRLLLILQSVKQSGVIIKCNPSEDALDNGQGSFALSFVTVTRLNRQELHVQCNIDMVDTLSVEEIKLPETEMEALEKKTDASNNSSTNTMSTHSDSEEKQVTKGSANFEKAVTDSKVVMRTIKVSSDKLDQLMNNVGELVITNSGFQKIYDDLVAQFGEDSLFNELKGKIDQINRISKDLQTGIMNIRMVPIGSVFNRFTRLIRDLSLETGKQVNLVLRGENTELDKKVIDAIGEPLIHLIRNSVDHGIESPSERRAAGKPEEGTVELNAYQGGSNILVEIRDDGKGLNKDKILKKAIERGLVSDTDAQNLSESDIFQFIFAPGFSTADKISDISGRGVGMNVVNKLIEEFKGKILIHSEEGKGSSFTLSFPQALAIIPSILVIMEEEVYAFPLSEVSETIKVNLDQITTLEGHEIINLRGEVLPIYRLNRILGLADKQDMVEVPVVIVNYKTRKLGFMVDDLIGKHETVIKSLGKNFKDIQGLTGATIMGDGTIILVLDIPGLVEIAADKVDWSDKLVAGEMMKRASTIRSLEMSDSEFMFKSNHPTNRYNAKLIELRAKDKSRVKKDKHKIEKHVIVPKEEVFAEEPVTNLKITTEVIKTETEVNGDSGESSKSATATLVIDHKTDEIHRLADVAKIENVKLTEREQAAEIIKGFVEQKEERLNQVAALNSDAINEIMSSKDIKKLENIVNTGMMNAGVVLSQLVGKEVELFIPEIKLTDREGLAKEFRYSMDQFFGMKIRMTGDLNGNLLMMFSEENGSEIAKELLGSEDAKYAEGSIHKLSEDMVSVLSEISNIVCSSVMNSLSNKLKKEILPSVPEMITGSFMDVIDIVKPERTKFLSMHTEFNHQGSNLIGVLVFLPDFDELVDLIHKS; from the coding sequence TTGGCTGGAATTTTAGGCGAATACACAGAAGTTTTCCTGGAAGAATCTGAGGACCAAATTGAGGAATTAAATTCCAATTTGGTAAAACTCGAAAAAGACCATGAAAACCCAGAAATCATCAATGACATCTTTCGTGCGGCACACTCTTTAAAAAGTTCTTCTGCCTTTGTCGGTTTATACAATTTATCCGACTTAGCCCATACGATGGAAAACCTTCTCCAAAAAATTCGAGAAGGTAGTTTAGAAATCAACGTTAAACTTGTTAATTTACTGTTTGAATGTTTTGATCTAATCAAACAAGTGATCGAAGGTGTTGCTAACGGTGTAAAGGTGGAAACTCCTTTTACAGACATGATTAAAAAACTTCAAGACTATGAAGCCTCACCAACTCAATCTGGAACTTCCAAACCCAGCGAGGCCAAAACATCGAAAGAAAGTTCTTTATCATCGATCACCTTAAATGAGGAAGAAATTTCTGAAATCCGTCAGTCCCTAAAAGAGGACAGTGATTTAACTGCATTTTCTGTTCAGTTAAAATTAAAAGACGAAACACCTATGCAAAATTTGAGACTTCTTTTGATTTTGCAATCGGTGAAACAATCAGGTGTCATCATTAAATGTAATCCGTCTGAAGATGCATTGGACAATGGCCAAGGAAGTTTCGCACTTTCCTTTGTCACCGTCACCAGACTGAACAGACAAGAATTACATGTGCAGTGTAATATCGATATGGTGGATACGCTTTCTGTAGAAGAAATTAAACTTCCCGAAACAGAAATGGAAGCTCTTGAAAAAAAGACTGATGCCTCTAACAATTCATCCACAAACACAATGTCCACACATTCTGATTCAGAGGAAAAACAGGTAACAAAAGGATCTGCTAACTTTGAAAAGGCGGTCACAGATTCTAAAGTTGTGATGAGAACCATTAAGGTATCGTCTGACAAACTAGACCAACTCATGAATAACGTGGGGGAACTTGTCATTACCAACTCCGGATTCCAAAAAATCTATGATGATTTAGTGGCGCAATTCGGTGAAGATTCATTATTCAATGAACTCAAAGGAAAAATAGACCAAATCAATCGAATTTCCAAAGACCTACAAACCGGAATTATGAATATCCGAATGGTTCCGATTGGATCTGTATTCAACAGGTTCACAAGGCTCATTCGTGATCTTTCTTTGGAAACAGGCAAACAAGTGAATCTGGTATTACGTGGTGAAAACACAGAACTAGATAAAAAAGTAATCGATGCCATTGGGGAACCACTCATCCACCTCATTCGTAATTCAGTCGATCATGGAATTGAGTCTCCTTCCGAAAGACGAGCGGCCGGCAAACCAGAAGAAGGAACTGTGGAGCTGAATGCCTACCAAGGTGGATCCAATATCCTTGTCGAAATCCGGGATGATGGAAAGGGATTAAACAAAGATAAGATTCTAAAAAAAGCCATCGAACGTGGACTTGTGAGTGATACCGATGCACAGAACCTTTCTGAATCCGATATCTTCCAGTTTATCTTTGCGCCAGGTTTTTCTACTGCTGATAAAATCTCCGATATTTCTGGTCGCGGTGTGGGGATGAACGTAGTCAATAAACTCATTGAAGAGTTTAAAGGTAAAATTCTCATCCATTCCGAAGAAGGGAAGGGATCTTCCTTCACCTTATCTTTCCCACAAGCACTTGCCATCATTCCATCCATCCTTGTGATTATGGAAGAAGAAGTGTATGCTTTCCCCCTTTCCGAAGTTTCCGAAACCATCAAGGTCAATTTGGACCAAATCACTACTTTGGAAGGACACGAAATCATCAACTTACGAGGAGAAGTTCTACCAATCTATCGTTTGAATCGTATCCTTGGCCTTGCTGATAAACAAGATATGGTGGAAGTTCCTGTGGTCATCGTGAACTACAAAACCAGAAAACTTGGTTTTATGGTCGATGATTTGATTGGAAAACATGAAACAGTCATCAAGTCTCTTGGTAAAAACTTCAAAGACATCCAAGGTCTAACAGGTGCCACCATTATGGGAGATGGAACCATTATCCTGGTTTTGGACATTCCTGGTCTTGTGGAAATTGCCGCAGATAAAGTGGACTGGTCTGACAAGTTGGTTGCTGGTGAAATGATGAAGAGGGCCTCTACCATTCGTTCTTTGGAGATGTCTGATTCTGAGTTTATGTTCAAATCCAATCACCCAACAAACCGCTATAATGCGAAGTTGATTGAATTACGTGCCAAAGACAAATCACGAGTTAAAAAAGATAAACATAAAATTGAAAAACACGTGATTGTTCCAAAAGAAGAAGTTTTTGCGGAAGAACCTGTCACCAATCTGAAAATCACTACTGAGGTGATCAAAACAGAAACAGAAGTGAATGGGGATTCTGGTGAATCTTCTAAATCGGCTACAGCAACACTTGTGATCGATCACAAAACAGATGAAATCCATCGTTTGGCTGATGTTGCAAAAATCGAAAATGTAAAGTTAACCGAAAGAGAACAAGCCGCGGAAATCATCAAAGGTTTTGTGGAACAAAAAGAAGAACGTTTGAATCAAGTGGCTGCTTTGAACTCCGACGCGATTAATGAGATCATGTCTTCCAAAGATATCAAAAAGCTGGAAAATATTGTGAATACTGGTATGATGAATGCCGGTGTCGTACTCTCTCAGTTAGTTGGTAAAGAAGTGGAACTTTTTATTCCAGAAATCAAACTGACCGATAGAGAAGGGTTGGCGAAAGAATTCCGATATTCTATGGATCAGTTTTTTGGAATGAAAATCCGTATGACAGGGGATCTCAACGGAAACCTTCTTATGATGTTTTCTGAAGAAAATGGATCGGAAATTGCAAAAGAGTTACTTGGGTCAGAAGATGCCAAGTATGCAGAAGGAAGCATTCATAAACTATCAGAGGATATGGTTTCTGTTTTATCTGAAATTTCCAATATCGTTTGTTCCAGCGTAATGAACTCCCTATCGAATAAACTGAAAAAAGAAATTTTACCTTCAGTTCCAGAGATGATCACCGGAAGTTTTATGGATGTGATCGACATTGTAAAACCGGAAAGAACAAAATTTTTGTCCATGCATACGGAATTTAATCACCAAGGTAGCAACCTAATCGGTGTTTTGGTATTCCTACCAGATTTTGATGAGCTGGTAGATTTAATTCATAAATCATGA
- a CDS encoding protein-glutamate methylesterase/protein-glutamine glutaminase — translation MNKKPTVAIIDDSLLVRNILSDALTKKDEVQVIATGKTGMDCIDLAGKLKPDFIVLDIEMPIMDGLTALAEIKKLKLPSHVIMLSVLTQHGADATFKALELGAVDFIPKPSSGNQFSPEDIAAVLSAKIKGFSDSKQPSIEVLLRPERTERQLNKSFQKPIKVDAIGIGTSTGGPKALQTVFAGIPEDFAKPIFVVQHMPAGFTKAFADRLNSLSKIQVKEAEQGDLVQSGTAYIAPGDYQMTVITKGKDHFIELHHTGQVNGHRPSIEVLFDSLVEAYGGDHLLSMIMTGMGKDGSQAITNIHAKGGITLAQNEATSVVYGMNRVAVELGGIDFVLPVDELVPKMIELLKSRGN, via the coding sequence ATGAATAAAAAACCAACCGTTGCCATCATTGACGACTCACTTCTCGTGAGAAATATCCTGAGTGATGCTCTCACCAAAAAGGATGAAGTGCAGGTCATTGCCACAGGCAAAACCGGGATGGACTGCATTGATTTGGCTGGGAAGTTAAAACCTGATTTTATCGTCTTGGACATTGAAATGCCGATCATGGATGGGCTTACTGCATTGGCAGAAATTAAAAAATTAAAACTGCCAAGCCATGTGATCATGCTTTCGGTGCTGACCCAACATGGTGCAGATGCCACATTTAAGGCTTTGGAACTAGGAGCTGTTGATTTTATTCCCAAACCTTCCAGTGGAAACCAGTTCTCCCCGGAAGACATCGCTGCGGTTTTGTCCGCAAAAATCAAAGGGTTTTCTGATTCAAAGCAGCCGAGCATCGAAGTTCTCCTAAGGCCCGAGAGAACCGAACGCCAATTAAATAAAAGTTTTCAAAAACCGATCAAAGTAGACGCTATCGGAATTGGGACCTCCACGGGAGGACCAAAAGCATTGCAGACAGTCTTTGCAGGGATTCCGGAAGATTTTGCAAAACCAATCTTTGTGGTGCAACATATGCCAGCAGGGTTTACCAAGGCATTTGCAGATAGATTGAATTCCTTGTCGAAGATACAAGTGAAAGAAGCAGAGCAGGGTGACTTGGTTCAGTCTGGAACTGCTTACATTGCACCTGGTGATTACCAGATGACTGTGATCACAAAAGGAAAGGATCATTTCATTGAACTGCACCACACAGGTCAGGTCAATGGGCATAGACCTTCGATTGAAGTATTGTTTGATAGTTTGGTGGAAGCTTACGGTGGGGACCATCTTTTATCCATGATCATGACTGGTATGGGCAAAGATGGATCACAGGCCATCACCAACATTCACGCCAAAGGTGGTATCACTCTGGCGCAGAATGAGGCAACATCCGTAGTGTACGGAATGAACCGTGTTGCAGTAGAACTGGGAGGAATTGATTTTGTTCTTCCAGTGGATGAATTGGTACCAAAAATGATTGAATTATTAAAGTCGAGAGGGAATTAA
- a CDS encoding response regulator, whose translation MARILVVDDAKFMRTLVKDALVGAGHEIVGEAENGNIAVEQYKNLKPDLVTMDITMREKDGIEATKEIIKFDASAKIIMVTALGQEDLLAKAIKMGVKDFVVKPFPPERLQQAAAKALGL comes from the coding sequence ATGGCAAGAATTTTGGTTGTAGATGATGCAAAATTCATGAGAACGCTCGTAAAAGATGCGTTAGTTGGTGCGGGTCACGAGATCGTAGGTGAAGCTGAGAACGGTAATATTGCGGTAGAACAATACAAAAACCTCAAACCGGACTTAGTGACTATGGACATTACCATGCGTGAAAAAGACGGAATCGAAGCAACAAAGGAAATCATTAAATTTGATGCATCCGCTAAGATCATTATGGTAACGGCTCTTGGTCAGGAAGATTTACTAGCAAAAGCAATTAAGATGGGTGTGAAGGATTTTGTTGTGAAACCTTTCCCTCCTGAAAGATTGCAACAAGCTGCAGCAAAAGCACTAGGTTTATAA
- a CDS encoding segregation and condensation protein A, with protein MSRTPEFIVRWQNQDGGLTEGPLTVLWSLIDSYKVDIFEVSLSRITSDFIQFLRTSQSLSIELTSEFAVMASHLVYLKSKALLPDPGFEEEDYDPPLPKELVDKLLEHKKFQMAGQRLAELDRLTAGMFTRETNQVLDETEVWLDVSLVDLISAFNSILEQESSNEIEDLVPIYEGVSQYSVEDKMAYLQGLLEKTGEIHFMDLFETEKPEKKEIVAAFLAVLEVVKIRVCKVLQHAVFGEIKIVKV; from the coding sequence GTGTCTAGGACCCCGGAGTTTATCGTCCGGTGGCAAAACCAGGACGGAGGACTGACAGAAGGACCTTTAACGGTTTTATGGTCTCTGATTGATAGTTATAAGGTTGATATTTTTGAAGTCTCCCTTTCGCGTATCACATCCGATTTCATTCAATTTTTGAGAACCAGTCAGTCCTTATCGATTGAACTTACTTCTGAGTTTGCCGTAATGGCATCTCATTTGGTGTATTTAAAATCCAAAGCCTTATTGCCAGATCCTGGTTTTGAGGAAGAGGATTATGACCCGCCTCTTCCCAAAGAACTTGTAGATAAATTACTCGAACACAAAAAGTTTCAAATGGCTGGGCAACGTCTGGCAGAACTGGACAGGTTGACCGCAGGAATGTTTACCCGGGAAACCAATCAGGTTTTGGATGAAACCGAAGTATGGTTGGATGTAAGCCTTGTGGATTTAATTTCCGCTTTCAATTCGATTTTGGAGCAAGAGTCTTCCAATGAAATTGAGGACCTAGTCCCCATCTATGAAGGGGTAAGCCAATACTCCGTAGAGGACAAAATGGCCTATTTACAGGGCCTTTTAGAAAAAACCGGGGAAATCCACTTTATGGATTTGTTTGAAACAGAAAAACCGGAAAAAAAAGAAATCGTCGCTGCCTTCCTTGCCGTATTAGAAGTTGTTAAAATCCGAGTTTGCAAAGTCCTCCAACATGCAGTTTTCGGAGAAATCAAAATAGTCAAGGTTTAG
- the scpB gene encoding SMC-Scp complex subunit ScpB: protein MEERTYTKGLLEALLFLSSDPIKLSALAKSAGIEKTEARELLDELILDYQEKEGGFLLREIAGGYQFITNQKYSEILAHIFKDKKRETLSRGTLDTLAIIAYKQPITLTELDEIRGVSSRAMVASLMSKKLVKAVGQKEVPGRPTLYGTTNEFLLHFGLSKLTDLPTPVEVKELKFEEFTPESIIVTDETEMNPDFDTSTLPEELQEGS from the coding sequence TTGGAAGAAAGAACTTATACTAAGGGCCTTCTTGAGGCGCTTCTTTTTTTATCTTCAGATCCAATCAAATTGTCTGCGCTTGCCAAGTCTGCTGGGATCGAAAAAACAGAAGCCCGGGAACTCCTCGACGAACTGATATTAGATTACCAAGAAAAAGAAGGTGGTTTTTTATTAAGAGAAATCGCCGGTGGATACCAGTTCATCACCAACCAAAAATATAGCGAAATCTTAGCACATATCTTTAAGGATAAAAAAAGAGAAACCCTCTCTCGCGGAACCTTAGACACTCTTGCCATCATTGCTTACAAACAACCCATCACACTGACAGAACTGGATGAAATTCGAGGAGTATCTTCTCGCGCTATGGTAGCAAGTCTTATGTCCAAAAAACTGGTGAAAGCCGTGGGACAAAAAGAAGTTCCTGGAAGACCAACTTTGTATGGAACCACCAATGAATTCTTGTTACACTTTGGTTTAAGTAAACTCACAGACCTTCCAACACCTGTGGAAGTCAAAGAACTTAAATTTGAAGAATTCACACCAGAATCCATTATTGTGACTGATGAAACAGAAATGAATCCTGATTTTGATACAAGCACACTACCGGAAGAATTACAAGAAGGGTCTTAA